AGCCTCTTTCAATATTGAGTTATATTCATCTCCTTTAGTCATACTGATGACCAGCATACCAATGTCCTGCAGTAGAGCCGTGACAAAGATATCATTATATTGAAGATTGAATGATTTTGACAGGAGTTCTGCCGAAACAGCAGCGGTGACAGCATGTCGCCAGTAACGATCATGATTGAATCCACCGGCATTCGGGTCGTTGAATTCAGCTGCAATAACAAAAGAAAGAGCGATGTTTTTTATCGTGTTGGTTCCAAGTACAGACATGGCCCTGTTGATGTTGGTAATCTCACCATTGCAATTAAAAAGGGCTGAGTTTGCAACCTGTAACATTTTAGCTGTTAGGGCCGGATCAGCTGAGATGATCTCACCCAGGACTGTCAGAGCAGTATCATCTTTCTGCACCGCATTGAGGATTTGTACTGCAATTACAGGGAGAGATGGGAGGTTCAATTCTTTGTCGATCAGTTGTCGCATGTTGTGATAATTTTCATTTGTTTGCATAGTTTTCCACTTTATAATTTACAGGTTGAAGGTGTCCGCTCTGCCGCCAGAATAGTCACCTGATTGCGGCCGTTCTGCTTTGACATGTAGAGGGCGCGATCAGCGGTTTGAATGAGCGTATCCTTGGTGGTTTCCGGTCGTTCCGGATCAAAAGTTGTTCCCCCCAGACTGATTGTGACCATGATCTGTTGATTGTCTTCTTCGGTTATAATGCCTTCAACACAACGCCGTAGCCGCGCTGCAAAAACTTTGACACCGGTCATATCGGTTTCCGGCAAAATGACGACAAATTCTTCGCCTCCATAGCGAGCAACAATGTCACTCGGACGGACAGTTTTTTTAACTTCTTTTGCCACATTTTTTAAAACCTGATCTCCGGCGGGATGACCGAAGGTGTCGTTGACTTTTTTGAAAAAATCAATGTCAAAAAAAATCAGAGAAAAAGAAGAATGATATCTGATGGCTCTTGTCAGTTCGCTGTTGAGGCTATCTTGAAAATATCGATGATTGAATAAACCGGTCAGGGCATCATAATAAGCAAGATCATTGAGACGCAAATTTATATCTTTAAGCTCTTGAGTGAGTCGGTCTGATTTTTCCTTGGCTTCTTTCAGTTCAATGACCAACTGTTCGTATGAAAGGTTCAACTTCCCGAGTTCATCATTCGCTTCTTGTAGCATCTGCGAATAAGGTTTCATGTCACCCGGTTCGATTTCAAAAGTTTTTAAAATTTCGATACTTTTCGCGGCAACATCATCAAGAAGCTTGCGTGTTTCTTCTGCCCCGATAGAAAAATATTCAGCCAGCTCGTCTTGAAGTAAACGGGCTTTCTCAGCGCTATTGGTTTCATGATAAATATTCGACAGCTTATCTGAGAATTGAAGAATGGCGGCAGTTTTACAGTTGTTCTCCGAAGCTGAATCTGGTTTGTGATGATAACCGATTGGCATGGAAATGGATTCAGGCAGACCCCATTTGCGGGTCAAAACAGCTCCAACCTGCTGATGATCAAAGCTGTAATGATGACGCTCAAGGTCTGAAAGAGGGGCCGCAGATAGAGACGCTTCCTGAAGAAGATCACTATAAGCACATTTTTTGTTCATAAAAAGAACCAGCATGCCAATATCTTGAAGCAATGCAGTCACAAAGATGTCATCATCTTTTTGGCCCAACTGTTGCGACAAGAGATCTGCAGCAACGGCAGCAGTGACTGAGCGCCGCCAATAACTGTCAAAATTAAAGTTTGACTGTTTTTCTCCACGAAAGTCGGTGGCAATAACAAATGACAATGCAATGTTTTTAATAACATTGGTTCCCATAACTGACAGTGCACGGTCGATACTGGAGACCTTGTTTTTAAGAGCATAAAAGCTGGAATTGGCAATTTGCAGCATTTTACCGGTGAGTGCAGGGTCTGCGGAAATGATTTTTACCAGATCACAGAGAGCTGCTTCTTCTTTTTGTACTGCATTGAGAATTTGTACCGCAACTGCCGGGGGAGAAGGGAGAGCAATCTCTTTTTCTATCATGAGTTGTATTGGGTCTGAACTCATTGGCACGACTCTCTCAAAGGTCAAGGCTTTGGCTTTGTCAAATTAAAATAAGATAATATTATGAGGAATATATGATTGCAAGGATAATTGTTATTAATTTGTTTAATTTAATGGCAGGGGACAGCCATTTTGGAGAATTTGTCAGGAAAAAAGCCGGACAGAATTGAAAACCTAATATTATTAATTAAATCCCACGCTTTCTCAGCTCTGCCTCTAATAAACTTTTCCGCTTAGGATTTGCACGACAGCTTCCCAGCAACTGTTTAATCATAGGGACATGGATTTTGGGGAGCCACAGTGTGAACCAGATTTCAGGAGTTTTTGAGTTCTTAAGAATGGCCAGTCGAAGGTTTGGGCGCTGATTCCAACGACTATGTCGGGCAACCATCGATATTGTTTCAGCACTGGCAGTCGCTCCCCGTAAAAATTTATAAATTGCAGCTTCCCTCAAGCGCGGACTTGCAAGACAGGTTTCAAACAATTGTGGCTGACCTTCTTTCATCAGTTCCGCAACAATATTTGCTGTGCCGCGTCGTGCCAAGGTCATTTTATTACCGAGAGGTGTCGTTGGAATTCTTTGGATTATCGCAAGTTCTGCTGCCAGTTTTTGATCGGGGCTGACTCCGGGGAGGTAACAAAGATCCACCAATTCAAACAAACGTAACTGTGGCAGAAGACTTCGAACCAGGGTTCCGGACGTTGCAGGATTTTTAACCAATGCCAGAGTTGTCCGATGGCTGAGGGAGTGTTGGTTTCGTTTATAGATTGAATGAATAAGTTCTGGGCTTAAATCACGACGTTTCAACAGGACCAATAAGTGATCTTCATTGATCTGTGGATTTTTCAAGAGGGTGTGAAGAAAATCGCAGTCCGGATCTAATACAAGTTGAAAAAGTTCTTCACTTCCGGCTGTTATCCCTTTTTGGAGTTTTTTGATGGAATCCTGATCATTCATTGAAATTGAATTGCTCATCGCCTCAATCAGGACATCAGAATTTTATTTCTGAGGATTAATAATTTAAAAGACATTTCAGCTTTTGTAACAAGACTTTTTATTTCGGGCAAATGATTTTGCAGATCTTCATACCGCCCCTGGATGTAAAGAATGCTGACCAACCTGTCTTTTACTTTCAAAGGGAACACCAGCGCATCAACCGGTGGAGAAGAATTGAAATAGTTGAGAATTTTTTGATTTTGTAAGGAATCGGTGACCGGTCCCAGATAATAGGAATGACTAGTTGCAACCATATTGAATACAGAGCTTTCCTGCATCTGAATGGTGATCTGTTCAAAATTTTGTGCTGTTCTGTGGCTTCCGGACAGCCACCCCGTTGCCAGGTTTCCACGTACCATCAACAAGGCTGAGTCGGGAAAGTCATTTTTTAGATAGGTGATGATAGCCGCGGCAATGTCCTCGCGTCCTTTCGCATCAGCCAGTTTTTGTCGTAAATTGACCGGGGCTCTTGTTTCTGTAGAGGACATGCCGGCAAAGTAACTTTCATCTGTCGCTTCTTCCCCTTCATATTCTTCGTCGCCCAAGAGTGGCCATGGCTGATTTTCTTCCATATCAGGATGATTTATTTGGCATTGTGTTTTTGTTTCAGGGGGGTGTTTGCTTTTTTGTGCTGCCAGATTCCTCATGTTTATCTGGCCCGCAAGGGTTTCAAAGCGAGGGGAAAGAATCAGTCCATAATGCTTTTTTAACGCCAACATCAGGCGAACTTCAGGAATGGCAAGAGGAATGATGACGTGATCCAGCTGGAAGGACAGATTGTCGATATGCGCTAAATCAGTGATATCCTTCATCGCCACATAAAGTTTTTTACCGTCTTTATGATAGGGAACTATTTTATGTTTAAGGGCAATTTCTTTGGGAATGAGTTTGAGTATGGGGGTGGCAACTTCCATTAATAATTCGGGTTTTATGTAGTGAAGCTTCAGTTCCCGGCTGAGTACCCTCGACAATTGCTCTTCAGTTATCAGAGCAAGCTCAATCAGACTGGTCCCTAATTTCCCTCCATAAATGCATTGATATTCAATGGCTTCATCCAATTGTTGGCGATTCAGCAGTCCTTCGGCTAAAAGGCTGTCGCCGAGGCGGTGTTTTGACGGATTTTGTTTTGTCCGCAGCTCCACTGAATCCACGAGGACCCTCCCATAAATGACTTATCCTGAAATATTAACAAAATTCTGTAAAAATGGGGTAATAGTTTCTTGGTTTGTAACTGGACAGTCGTTTCAACATTAGGCTAATGTAAACCGATTTTTCAGGTAACCTTTTTTAAGTCCATAGGATTAAAAGATGACTTTTTCTGAACAGCCGCTGCTTATTTTTGATGGTGCTTGTGGAACCAGCTTGCAGTTGATGAATATTACTGAAGCTGATTGGTCCGGGTGTGAAGGATGCAATGAGATTCTTAACCTGTCTGCACCGGATCATATTGTGAATTTTCATAAAAGTATGCTTGACGCCGGAGCTATGGTGCTGGAAACGGATACTTTTGGTGCTTCACGGGTTGTTCTGGCTGAGTATGGCTTACAGGATAAAGTTAAAGATATTAATACCTGCGCAGTAGAAAATGCACGGCGGGCGATTTCCGGCAGAGAAAATAAATATGTTGCCGGCTCGGTCGGACCTGGCACTAAACTGCCTTCTCTGGGACATATCGAAGTTGCCGAGCTTGCTGCGGCAACACGGGAGCAGGTTGAAGCTCTGTTGGAGGCTGGTGTTGACTGCCTGATTGTGGAAACCTGTCAGGATCTGTTGCAAACCAAAACGGCTCTGGTTGCAGCATTTGAAGCTTTGGAGCATTTCAGAAAACCTGTTCCAGTGATGGCTTCAGTGACGATTGAGCAGCAGGGAACCATGCTGGTCGGTTCTGATATTGCAGCAGTCGTTGCTACTCTTGAGCCATTCCCGCTGTTTTCTCTTGGCCTTAACTGTGCGACTGGCCCTCAGGATATGATGTCGCATGTTAAATATTTAAGTGAAAACTGGCCTAAGCGTATTTCAGTGATCCCTAATCAGGGGCTTCCGGAAGTGGTGAATGGTCAAACCCACTATCCCTTAAGCCCTGAAGATTATGCGGAGCAGATGTACCAATTTGTTGTGAACCAGGGGGTGAGTATTGTTGGCGGTTGTTGTGGAACCAGCCCTGCCCATATTCAAGCTTTGGTCAAACGACTAGAAGGCGTCAAACCTGTGAAACGGGAGGTGAGCAAATGAAAGCTTCCGTAGCCAGCCTTTATCAGGCTGTTGAACTGCAACAGGAAATTCCTCCCTTATTAATTGGTGAGCGCTGTAATCCCAATGGTTCCAAAGCTTTTAAAGAAGCGTTGTTGGCTGAGGATTGGGATGCCTGCCTTAAAGTTGCTCTGGATCAGGAAGCACGCGGCGCTCAGGTTCTTGATCTTTGTGTTGCCTATGCCGGTCGAGATGAAGCAGCAGATATGTTGCAGCTGGCCAAACTGTTTGCCGGATCCTGCAAAGCTCCGTTGATGTTTGATTCAACCAGCCCGGATACCCTGGAGCAGGTGTTGCCGCTTTATCCTGGTCGAGCCATTATTAATTCGATCAACCTTGAAGATGGCGGAGCCAACCTGGATCGGATTTGTCGTTTGGCAAAAAAATATGGCGCAGCAGTTGTTGCTTTGACAATTAATCTGGAGGGGATGGCGCTCACCTGCGAAAAAAAACTGGCTGTGGCTAAGAACATTTATGCTCTGGCGGTTGATAAGCATGGTTTGAGGCCTCAAGATATCCTTTTTGATCTGCTCACATTCACGGTTGGTTCCGGTGATGAAACCATGCGTGATGCGGCAATTGAGACCCTGAAAGCCATCAAACTGGTCAAGGAAGAACTTCCGGGTGTTGGTTTTACTTTGGGAATCAGTAATATCAGTTTTGGTTTGCGGCCTGCTGCACGTAAAGTTCTGAATTCAATTTTTCTGCATGAAGCTGTAGACGCGGGATTGAATACCGCGATTGTTGATGCCGCTAAGGTCCTCCCCTATGCAAGTATCAGTGAAGAAGACCGTAAAGTTTGTTTTGATCTCTTGTTTAATCGGCATCCGGAAGCCTTGATGGATTTTATTGACCATTTTGAACAGGTGGTCGATCAGGATGAAAATGATGAAAATGAATCGCTTAAATTCGAAGAACTTTTACATCAGAAAATTCTAAAAGGAGACAAGGAGGGGCTGGAAGATTTATTGACGACCTTGCGGGGGCGCTGGCAGCCATTGGATATTATCAATAACCTGCTGGTGCCGGCAATGCGTGAAGTCGGTGAACTGTTTGGTCGTGGAGATCTGTTGTTGCCTTTTGTTCTGCAGTCCGCAGAAGCGATGAAGCAGAGTGTTGCTTTACTCGAACCTTACATGGAAAAACTTGAAGATGAAGGGAAAACATCCATATTGCTGGCGACAGTTGCGGGTGATGTTCATGATATAGGCAAGAATCTGGTTGATATTATTCTCACGAATAATGGTTACAAAGTTCATAATATCGGGATCAAGGTTCCGGCAGAAGAGATTATTTCAAAGGCTAAAGAGCTACAGGTCGATGTGGTCGGGCTGTCTGGACTTTTGGTGAAGTCAGCTCTATTGATGAAAGATAATCTTAATCAGTTTACAGCTGCTGGACTGAAGCAACCGGTATTACTCGGGGGGGCGGCATTAACGACAAAGTTTGTTGCTGTTGATTGTGTCCCTAGCTACCATCAGCAAGTTATTTATTGCGCTGATGCCTTTGCCGGTTTGAAGGCGATTCGCGAATTTGAAGCAGGAAAACTGACATCCACGCAATGGGAAGAGAGCAGCGTCGCTAAAAATCGTCCCAGCCCGCAGCATGAAGTTTTAGATAGATCGTTCAACCCTCCATCCGTTCCTTTTGTCGGTCGTAAGCTGATGGCCGATATTAATGCTGAAACCATATTCAGTTATCTCAACGAAGCAGCTTTATTTAGAGGCCGCTGGGGATACCGCCGGGGGAAAATGTCAAAAGAAGAATATGCCGAGTTGAACGAAAAAACGGTGCTTCCATTGTTTAAACGTTTAAAGGAACAGTCTTTGGCCGAGGGTTGGTTGCAGCCGCAGGTGACCTATGGCTATTTTGATTGTGCCAGTGACGGTGATCAATTGCTCGTTGACAGTGACTCCGGCACCAAGGTTTTCAGTTTCCCACGCCAGGTGAATGCTCCCGGTCTCTGTATCGCAGATTATTTTCGCACCGTCGAAGAAGGTGGAGACAAAGTTGGCTTTTTTGTGGTCACTATTGGCCCTCAATTGGCGTTAAAAACCCAAGACCTGTACGAAGCGGATAGTTATCATGATTATCTGATGTTGCATGGTCTTGGAGTTGAGTTAACGGATGCTCTGGCGGAATACTGGCATGAGCAGATGCGTATTGAAATGGGGATCCAACAGGAGCGTGGCAGTGTTGAAGCTTATGTCGCTCAAGGCTACCAAGGCTCGCGCTACGGGTTTGGTTATCCTTCCTGCCCGGATATGGGAGCACATCAACCCTTGTTTGAGCTGTTGACGCCCGGAGAGATAGGAGTCAGTTTGACCGAATCTTATGAAATGGTTCCGGAAATGACGACCTCGGCGATTGTTGCACATCATCCACAGGCAAAATATTTTGCAGTATAATTCTTTATACTCATAATATTGGAAAGGTTCAGTAATGCGTTATATCTGCACTTGTTGCGGTTACATCTATGACCCGGAAAAAGGCGATCAAATGAATAAGGTATCGCCGGGAGTTGAGTTTGAAGATTTGCCGGAGAGCTGGGTTTGCCCTCTTTGCTATGCCGAACGCGATAAATTTGATCCTTTGGATTAAGATCATAAGGGCGAAATGAATGAGTGCCTACGAAATGCAATCAGTTCCTGTTACCCTTGATAAGATGAAGATGCTCTTCTGGCGTCTCGATTTATCAAAACGGTCCTTCACTAATCTCAACGAGTGCTCTCTGGGGGTTCTTGGCCTGGAAAATTACCGTTTCTTCAAAGATCGTGGTTATCGGGAAAAAATGCTTAACCCTGATGATCGGGACCTTTTTGATCGTGCAATGACCAGTTTTAAAGAGCGCGTACCTGTGCGAGCTGTCTTTCGAATTGACTCAGATAACAGAACTTACTGGTTTAAACTGACAGGATGGCCGGCCAATGATCGACGTTATTACGAAGGGGCCGTCGAAGAGATTACAGAACATATCGGCTGGCTTAAGAATACTTTTGCACATCAGGATAAACGGTTATTAAGTCTTGATAACGAAGATTATCCCGTCGCTCTATTTAAGGGCTCAGATTATAAGTTTGTCAGTGGCAATCATCATTTTCAAAAATTACTCCAGCTTGATTCTTCTTCGGGTAAAAAATACAAGCTTGCAGAGCTTGTTATGGGAGACGTCAAAATTTCACAAGTTTTTGAGAGCTTATTGCTGGATCGTCAATTGACGATTGAGGTTTCACTGAATGCATTCAATCATCCCCAGATAAAGGCTTTGTGCCATTTTTCATATTTTACCCATGAAGGTGAAGGCTATATCCGTTTGGCAGTCCTTGATCTGCTGAATAAAACGTCTCATATCGTTTCAAAAAAGAATAAACAAAAAGAAAATAGAAGGTTGGCAAAGGTATGTCAGGATCTCTCCCATTGCTCATCGATTGATGCGATGCTGGCTTGTATCTATGAGGCCAGAAGCTTGTTCCCCGGGATGGATGCCGTCATGTTTTCAGATATCTATGCTCGAAAAAACAAGGTTATCGTTTATTCAAGGGGGGAGGTGCTGGATCCTATCGAGCCTGGAAGTTCGTATCCGTATGCCGGGACGATCGCGGAAAACATTGAGAAAGAAAATCTTGAGTATTTGATCGTTGATGATACTCAGAGCAGTATTAAAGCCATAGACTGGATGTTATTTGTACCAAAGGGGCTGTTGTCCTATGTGGCTAAAGCTCTTTATGTTCGTGGGGCGATGCGGACAGTTTTGATTCTCTGTTCGCAGAAAAAGAATATTTTTTCAGAAGATCAGATTGATGATGTAACCACCATTGCTAAAGCTTTTCATCAACAGTTAAAACAGATCCGGAAACAGTCTAAATCCTGATTGACTCCATATATACTTTTGCTGAAGACCTGTGAACTGATTCACAGGTCTTTTTTTTGGTTTTGTTTGCATTTTTAAGAAATTTATTGGTGACAATAATTGTCTTAATTGGTTGTACCAATTGATCATAAAAACGTTATCAAGAGTGATAAAAAATGCGAAAAATATAAATAAAAATAAAACACTATTTATAATTGCCTATAAATATAAATTGGTATATACACTTTATAACGATGTTATGTTTATGGAGATAACAATGTCAGTGACTGAAAAGGTTTTAGCTGAGATCGGCAAACTTCAACTTGAGGTTGGTGACCGTCTACCGTCAGAACGCAATCTGGCCGAACGATGTGAGATCAGTCGATCCAGCGTAAGGAGCGCTTTGAAAGAGCTGCAGTCGCAGCGGGTTCTGGATGTTAAGCAGGGGAGTGGTTACTTCCTGGCTTCGGATTTTGCTCTAAAGCAGGCCTTGGGCGGACAGGATGTTGGTTGGTCGCTGCAAAAGGTGCAGCAGGTTTTTGAGGCACGAACTTTGGTCGCGGTCCATGCCATGGGGTTGGGCTCTCAGGCCATGACAGAATCGGCAATGCAGGAGTTGGAGGGCTGTCTTATTGATCTGGGAAAAGCGGTTATCAACGTTGATGTTCAGACTATGGATATTTTGCATAACCGCTTTATAAATATTGTACACGAATGCTGTTCTAATATTGAGTATATCCGCATGCTGAATGAG
This window of the uncultured Desulfuromusa sp. genome carries:
- a CDS encoding HDOD domain-containing protein gives rise to the protein MSSDPIQLMIEKEIALPSPPAVAVQILNAVQKEEAALCDLVKIISADPALTGKMLQIANSSFYALKNKVSSIDRALSVMGTNVIKNIALSFVIATDFRGEKQSNFNFDSYWRRSVTAAVAADLLSQQLGQKDDDIFVTALLQDIGMLVLFMNKKCAYSDLLQEASLSAAPLSDLERHHYSFDHQQVGAVLTRKWGLPESISMPIGYHHKPDSASENNCKTAAILQFSDKLSNIYHETNSAEKARLLQDELAEYFSIGAEETRKLLDDVAAKSIEILKTFEIEPGDMKPYSQMLQEANDELGKLNLSYEQLVIELKEAKEKSDRLTQELKDINLRLNDLAYYDALTGLFNHRYFQDSLNSELTRAIRYHSSFSLIFFDIDFFKKVNDTFGHPAGDQVLKNVAKEVKKTVRPSDIVARYGGEEFVVILPETDMTGVKVFAARLRRCVEGIITEEDNQQIMVTISLGGTTFDPERPETTKDTLIQTADRALYMSKQNGRNQVTILAAERTPSTCKL
- a CDS encoding homocysteine S-methyltransferase family protein, which translates into the protein MTFSEQPLLIFDGACGTSLQLMNITEADWSGCEGCNEILNLSAPDHIVNFHKSMLDAGAMVLETDTFGASRVVLAEYGLQDKVKDINTCAVENARRAISGRENKYVAGSVGPGTKLPSLGHIEVAELAAATREQVEALLEAGVDCLIVETCQDLLQTKTALVAAFEALEHFRKPVPVMASVTIEQQGTMLVGSDIAAVVATLEPFPLFSLGLNCATGPQDMMSHVKYLSENWPKRISVIPNQGLPEVVNGQTHYPLSPEDYAEQMYQFVVNQGVSIVGGCCGTSPAHIQALVKRLEGVKPVKREVSK
- a CDS encoding rubredoxin, producing MRYICTCCGYIYDPEKGDQMNKVSPGVEFEDLPESWVCPLCYAERDKFDPLD
- a CDS encoding GntR family transcriptional regulator, giving the protein MSVTEKVLAEIGKLQLEVGDRLPSERNLAERCEISRSSVRSALKELQSQRVLDVKQGSGYFLASDFALKQALGGQDVGWSLQKVQQVFEARTLVAVHAMGLGSQAMTESAMQELEGCLIDLGKAVINVDVQTMDILHNRFINIVHECCSNIEYIRMLNEVKVPSHFTVSILRMAEGDERNAYFSEHVNLFQAIKNRDHGMARDVCARIYNKLSVLFEKYAYTVFS
- a CDS encoding vitamin B12 dependent-methionine synthase activation domain-containing protein; the protein is MKASVASLYQAVELQQEIPPLLIGERCNPNGSKAFKEALLAEDWDACLKVALDQEARGAQVLDLCVAYAGRDEAADMLQLAKLFAGSCKAPLMFDSTSPDTLEQVLPLYPGRAIINSINLEDGGANLDRICRLAKKYGAAVVALTINLEGMALTCEKKLAVAKNIYALAVDKHGLRPQDILFDLLTFTVGSGDETMRDAAIETLKAIKLVKEELPGVGFTLGISNISFGLRPAARKVLNSIFLHEAVDAGLNTAIVDAAKVLPYASISEEDRKVCFDLLFNRHPEALMDFIDHFEQVVDQDENDENESLKFEELLHQKILKGDKEGLEDLLTTLRGRWQPLDIINNLLVPAMREVGELFGRGDLLLPFVLQSAEAMKQSVALLEPYMEKLEDEGKTSILLATVAGDVHDIGKNLVDIILTNNGYKVHNIGIKVPAEEIISKAKELQVDVVGLSGLLVKSALLMKDNLNQFTAAGLKQPVLLGGAALTTKFVAVDCVPSYHQQVIYCADAFAGLKAIREFEAGKLTSTQWEESSVAKNRPSPQHEVLDRSFNPPSVPFVGRKLMADINAETIFSYLNEAALFRGRWGYRRGKMSKEEYAELNEKTVLPLFKRLKEQSLAEGWLQPQVTYGYFDCASDGDQLLVDSDSGTKVFSFPRQVNAPGLCIADYFRTVEEGGDKVGFFVVTIGPQLALKTQDLYEADSYHDYLMLHGLGVELTDALAEYWHEQMRIEMGIQQERGSVEAYVAQGYQGSRYGFGYPSCPDMGAHQPLFELLTPGEIGVSLTESYEMVPEMTTSAIVAHHPQAKYFAV